Proteins from a genomic interval of Erwinia sp. SLM-02:
- the dpiA gene encoding two-component response regulator DpiA — MGQTLTILIVEDETALAEMHAGFIVQNGPRRQVWLAGNLAEARMMIARFKPMLILLDNYLPDGRGITLLHELTEAHSPCGVVFTTAASDMATVAEAVRCGVFDYLIKPVSWARLEQTLERYQQRLTMLSSPDTASQRQIDEMFNAYAREAGEVPLPPGIDALTLAKVSDLFRDESARHTAETVARVLQLSRTTARRYLEFAAGQQRIRADIVYGKVGRPQRIYRASSPD; from the coding sequence ATGGGACAAACACTGACCATACTGATTGTTGAAGATGAAACCGCGCTGGCCGAAATGCATGCCGGGTTTATCGTGCAAAACGGACCGCGGCGTCAGGTCTGGCTGGCGGGGAATCTGGCGGAAGCGCGGATGATGATTGCGCGGTTCAAGCCCATGCTGATCCTGCTGGATAACTACCTGCCGGACGGCAGGGGCATCACACTGCTGCACGAGCTGACCGAGGCCCACAGCCCGTGCGGAGTGGTGTTTACCACCGCCGCCAGCGACATGGCGACGGTAGCGGAAGCGGTACGCTGCGGCGTCTTCGACTATCTGATTAAACCGGTATCCTGGGCACGTCTGGAGCAGACGCTGGAACGCTACCAGCAGCGGCTGACGATGCTCTCCAGCCCCGATACCGCCAGCCAGCGTCAGATCGACGAGATGTTTAACGCCTATGCGCGGGAAGCCGGTGAGGTGCCGCTCCCGCCGGGGATTGACGCGCTCACCCTGGCGAAGGTCAGCGATCTGTTCAGGGATGAGTCCGCGCGGCATACCGCCGAAACCGTGGCCCGGGTGCTGCAGCTGAGCCGGACCACCGCCCGCCGCTATCTGGAATTCGCCGCCGGGCAGCAGCGGATCCGCGCCGACATCGTTTACGGTAAAGTCGGCCGTCCGCAGCGCATCTACCGGGCTTCATCCCCGGATTAA
- the citC gene encoding [citrate (pro-3S)-lyase] ligase, whose product MSEDYVFSQVKRAENRKMAAVSRFLHENDLGIDTSVEVFITVTCDEQLIACGGIAGNIIKCVAISESARGEGLALKLATELINLAYERQCTHLFIYTKSENEALFKQCGFYPLARVPGVMVLMENDATRLQRYASFLTTLRRGGSKTGCIVMNANPFTLGHRYLIQQAAGQCDWLHVFLVKEDTSRFPYEDRLALVRAGTADISDVTVHRGSEYLISRATFPCYFIKEQGVIDHCYTEIDLQIFRQHIAPALGITHRFVGSEPLCAVTADYNRDMRRCLSDPAMDAPPIALVEIERIQYQGKAISASWVRQLLVKKELATISHLVPATTLDYLQQKLFAGQKNHSESVTGET is encoded by the coding sequence ATGTCAGAGGATTATGTTTTTTCCCAGGTGAAACGCGCTGAAAACAGAAAAATGGCCGCCGTCAGCCGCTTTCTGCATGAAAACGATCTGGGCATTGATACCTCCGTTGAGGTTTTTATTACCGTCACCTGCGATGAACAACTTATTGCCTGCGGCGGCATTGCGGGAAATATTATTAAATGCGTCGCCATCAGCGAGTCCGCCCGCGGCGAAGGGCTGGCGCTGAAGCTGGCGACCGAATTAATTAACCTCGCCTATGAGCGGCAGTGTACGCACTTGTTTATTTACACCAAAAGTGAAAACGAGGCGCTGTTTAAACAGTGCGGATTTTATCCCCTGGCCCGCGTCCCCGGCGTGATGGTGCTGATGGAAAACGACGCCACGCGTCTGCAGCGCTACGCCAGCTTCCTTACCACCCTGCGGCGCGGCGGCAGTAAAACGGGCTGCATCGTGATGAATGCCAATCCGTTCACCCTTGGCCACCGCTACCTGATCCAGCAGGCCGCAGGACAGTGCGACTGGCTGCACGTTTTCCTGGTGAAGGAAGATACCTCGCGCTTTCCGTATGAGGATCGCCTGGCGCTGGTCCGCGCCGGGACCGCGGATATCAGCGACGTGACGGTCCATCGCGGCTCGGAATACCTGATTTCCCGCGCCACCTTCCCCTGTTACTTCATCAAAGAACAGGGGGTAATCGACCACTGCTATACCGAAATCGACCTGCAAATCTTTCGCCAGCACATTGCCCCGGCGCTGGGGATCACCCATCGCTTTGTCGGCAGCGAACCGCTCTGCGCCGTCACCGCCGATTACAACCGCGATATGCGCCGCTGCCTGAGCGATCCGGCCATGGACGCGCCGCCCATCGCGCTGGTGGAGATCGAACGCATCCAGTATCAGGGCAAAGCCATTTCTGCCTCCTGGGTACGCCAGCTGCTGGTGAAAAAGGAGCTCGCCACCATCAGTCATCTGGTGCCGGCCACCACCCTCGACTATCTGCAGCAAAAGCTCTTCGCAGGCCAAAAAAACCATTCTGAATCAGTCACAGGTGAAACATGA
- the citX gene encoding citrate lyase holo-[acyl-carrier protein] synthase, with product MPLYITSATRATLTVEQLLASRDARHARQQAWLAQYASTLVSFTVLAPGPVKDSPLTRRIFNRGLRALRQRLAERGWEITHQLCVALPTGPEGLLAVSAPPEPLKRALIDLEQASPQGRLWDFDVFTPQGTLLSRRDYGLPARPCLLCQQDASACARSRAHTTADLLRQMDTLMQHTDAVINH from the coding sequence ATGCCGCTTTATATCACCTCAGCAACGCGGGCTACCCTCACCGTTGAACAGCTGCTCGCCAGCCGGGACGCCCGCCACGCGCGCCAGCAGGCCTGGCTGGCACAGTATGCCAGCACGCTCGTCTCCTTCACCGTGCTGGCCCCGGGGCCGGTAAAAGACAGCCCGCTGACCCGGCGTATTTTTAATCGTGGCCTGCGGGCGTTAAGGCAGCGGCTGGCGGAGCGCGGCTGGGAAATCACCCACCAGCTCTGCGTTGCGCTGCCGACCGGTCCGGAAGGCCTGCTGGCGGTCAGTGCCCCGCCGGAGCCGCTGAAGCGTGCCCTGATCGACCTTGAACAGGCCTCGCCGCAGGGCCGGCTGTGGGACTTTGACGTGTTCACCCCGCAGGGAACCCTCCTGTCGCGCAGAGACTACGGACTGCCCGCCCGCCCCTGCCTGCTGTGCCAGCAGGATGCATCGGCGTGCGCCCGCAGCCGGGCGCACACGACGGCCGACCTGCTGCGCCAGATGGACACACTGATGCAACACACCGACGCCGTTATCAATCATTAA
- the dpiB gene encoding sensor histidine kinase DpiB: MSGNSEKDKGRIFDRLAFPLRIFLLLLTVSVLLIVALGQYLTASFEDYQNKQVRDMAMNQARIIASNDSVIAAVENNDTARLAAIIGRLASGADFDYVVIGDRHSRRLYHPNPAKIGHPMQFTRPGALERGESYFISGKGSIGRAMRAKTPIFDASGQVIGVVSLGYLNSKIDGWRLNFLLPMAGVFIFILLILLLLSWLFAAHIRRQMMGMEPRQIARVVRQQEALFGSVFEGLIAVDPQGRITAINRNARKMLGLSSPGKQWLGQSVATVVHPSEFFTDRTPENLQDVICSFNGLSVIASRGAIRYGSERLGAIISFRSKDEISTLNAQLSQIKQYVENMRTLRHEHLNWMSTINGLLQMKEYDRVLKMVQGESQAQQSLIDSLMGAFADRQVAGLLFGKAQRARELGLTLNIADGSQLRHLPAGLDSTEFAAIVGNLLDNAFDATLKNPAGNGTVELYLSDEGTEVIIEVADQGCGVPEQLRVAMFHRGVSSKNNDEGEHGIGLYLIAGYVRRCGGTILHEDNQPCGALFSVFLPKVKMTDGTNTDHTDC, translated from the coding sequence ATGTCAGGGAACAGTGAAAAGGATAAGGGCAGAATTTTCGACCGGCTGGCTTTTCCCCTGCGCATTTTCCTGCTGCTGCTGACCGTCTCCGTGCTGCTGATCGTCGCCCTCGGCCAGTACCTGACGGCCAGTTTTGAGGATTATCAGAACAAGCAGGTCCGCGATATGGCCATGAACCAGGCGCGAATTATTGCCTCAAATGACAGCGTGATCGCGGCGGTAGAGAATAACGATACCGCCCGCCTGGCGGCGATTATCGGCCGGCTGGCCAGCGGCGCTGACTTTGACTACGTGGTGATTGGCGATCGCCACTCCCGCCGCCTTTACCATCCTAATCCGGCCAAGATAGGCCACCCCATGCAGTTTACCCGGCCCGGTGCGCTGGAGCGGGGCGAAAGCTATTTTATCTCGGGTAAGGGCTCAATCGGCCGGGCCATGCGCGCCAAAACGCCCATTTTTGACGCCAGCGGGCAGGTCATCGGCGTGGTGTCACTCGGTTACCTCAACAGTAAAATTGACGGCTGGCGGCTCAATTTCCTGCTGCCGATGGCCGGGGTGTTTATTTTTATCCTGCTGATTCTGCTGCTGCTGTCGTGGCTGTTTGCCGCGCATATCCGGCGTCAGATGATGGGTATGGAACCGCGACAGATAGCGCGGGTGGTCCGCCAGCAGGAGGCGCTGTTTGGTTCCGTGTTTGAGGGGCTGATTGCGGTCGACCCGCAGGGGCGGATTACCGCGATAAACCGTAACGCGCGTAAAATGCTGGGCCTGAGTTCGCCGGGCAAACAGTGGCTCGGGCAGTCCGTTGCCACGGTGGTTCACCCCAGCGAATTTTTTACCGATCGAACGCCTGAAAATCTGCAGGATGTGATTTGCAGCTTTAACGGCCTGAGCGTGATCGCCAGCCGGGGCGCGATCCGCTACGGCAGTGAACGGCTGGGGGCGATCATCAGCTTCCGCAGCAAAGATGAAATCAGCACCCTCAATGCCCAGCTAAGCCAGATTAAACAGTACGTTGAAAATATGCGTACCCTGCGTCACGAACACCTCAACTGGATGTCGACGATCAATGGCCTGCTGCAAATGAAAGAGTACGATCGGGTGCTCAAAATGGTGCAGGGCGAATCGCAGGCGCAGCAAAGCCTGATCGACAGCCTGATGGGGGCGTTCGCCGACCGGCAGGTGGCCGGGCTGCTGTTCGGTAAAGCGCAGCGGGCCAGGGAGCTGGGTTTAACGCTGAACATCGCCGATGGCAGTCAGCTACGCCATCTCCCCGCCGGCCTGGACAGCACCGAATTCGCCGCCATCGTGGGCAATTTACTGGATAACGCCTTTGACGCCACGCTGAAAAACCCCGCAGGGAACGGCACCGTTGAACTCTATCTGAGCGATGAGGGCACCGAGGTCATCATTGAGGTGGCTGACCAGGGATGTGGCGTGCCGGAACAGCTGCGCGTAGCGATGTTTCATCGCGGCGTGAGCAGTAAAAATAATGATGAAGGCGAGCACGGCATTGGCCTCTACTTAATTGCGGGCTACGTCAGGCGCTGCGGCGGGACCATCCTGCATGAAGATAATCAGCCCTGCGGCGCGCTGTTTTCCGTTTTTTTGCCGAAAGTGAAAATGACTGATGGGACAAACACTGACCATACTGATTGTTGA
- the citF gene encoding citrate lyase subunit alpha, with amino-acid sequence MTQHQTDDRISERRQPAYDYPAYQPASKLNLQAQKPRDGKLCGSIEEAVRRSGLKDGMTLSFHHAFRGGDLTLNAVMETLARMGFKNLTLASSSLNDCHAPLVEHIRNNVVSRIYTSGLRGPLAEAISRGLLAEPVQIHSHGGRVELIERGELNIDVAFLGVPACDPAGNANGRVGRACCGSLGYAKVDADYARKVVLLTEAIVSYPHAPASLAQDQVDLIVQVEQVGDADKIGADTTRMTTNPRELLIARSAAEVVVNSGYFNDGFSLQTGTGGASLAVTRFLEDSMRRRDIHAAFALGGITAAMVDLHEKGLIDKLLDVQSFDRHAAESLARNPNHIEISANQYANWGSKGASVDRLDVVILSALEVDTDFNVNVLTGSDGVLRGASGGHCDTAVAAALSIIVAPLVRGRIPTLVNRVTTCVTPGSSIDIVVTDHGIAVNPARPELADRLKAAGMKVVTIEWLRERAEQLTGKPQPVAFTDRTIAVVRYRDGSVIDIVRQVRE; translated from the coding sequence ATGACTCAGCATCAAACCGACGATCGTATCAGCGAGCGTCGCCAGCCCGCATACGACTACCCGGCGTATCAACCCGCGTCCAAGCTGAATCTGCAGGCGCAGAAACCGCGCGACGGCAAGCTCTGCGGCAGCATCGAAGAGGCCGTTCGCCGGTCCGGGCTGAAGGACGGCATGACCCTCTCCTTCCACCATGCGTTTCGCGGTGGCGACCTGACGCTGAACGCGGTGATGGAGACCCTCGCCCGTATGGGATTTAAGAACCTGACGCTGGCATCCAGTTCGCTGAATGACTGCCATGCGCCGCTGGTCGAACACATCCGCAATAACGTGGTCAGCCGTATTTACACCTCCGGTCTGCGCGGCCCGCTGGCGGAGGCGATATCGCGCGGCCTGCTGGCCGAACCGGTGCAGATCCACTCCCACGGCGGGCGCGTGGAGCTGATTGAGCGCGGTGAACTGAATATCGACGTTGCCTTCCTCGGCGTGCCCGCCTGCGACCCGGCGGGTAACGCTAATGGCCGCGTCGGCCGGGCCTGCTGCGGTTCGCTGGGCTATGCCAAAGTGGATGCCGACTACGCCAGAAAGGTGGTGCTGCTGACCGAGGCGATCGTCAGCTACCCGCACGCGCCGGCCAGCCTGGCTCAGGACCAGGTGGACCTGATTGTTCAGGTTGAACAGGTGGGCGACGCCGACAAAATTGGTGCGGATACCACCCGCATGACCACCAACCCGCGCGAGCTGCTGATCGCCCGCAGCGCCGCCGAGGTGGTGGTGAACTCCGGCTACTTCAACGACGGCTTCTCGCTGCAAACCGGCACCGGCGGCGCGTCGCTGGCGGTGACCCGCTTCCTGGAAGACAGCATGCGCCGCCGCGATATTCACGCCGCATTCGCGCTGGGCGGCATTACCGCCGCGATGGTCGACCTGCATGAAAAGGGACTGATCGACAAACTGCTCGACGTGCAGAGCTTCGATCGCCATGCGGCGGAATCGCTGGCGCGAAACCCGAACCACATCGAAATCAGCGCCAATCAGTACGCCAACTGGGGGTCAAAAGGGGCCTCCGTCGACCGACTTGACGTGGTGATACTCAGCGCGCTGGAGGTGGATACCGACTTTAACGTCAACGTGCTGACCGGTTCCGACGGCGTGCTGCGCGGCGCGTCCGGCGGTCACTGCGACACGGCGGTGGCCGCCGCGCTGTCGATTATCGTTGCCCCGCTGGTTCGTGGCCGCATCCCAACCCTGGTCAACAGGGTCACCACCTGCGTCACGCCCGGGTCCAGCATTGACATTGTGGTCACCGATCACGGCATTGCGGTTAACCCTGCCCGCCCCGAGCTGGCGGATAGGTTGAAAGCTGCCGGTATGAAGGTGGTGACCATTGAATGGCTGCGCGAGCGGGCGGAACAGCTCACCGGCAAACCGCAGCCCGTGGCGTTTACCGACCGGACCATCGCCGTGGTGCGCTACCGCGATGGATCGGTAATCGATATTGTCCGTCAGGTCAGGGAGTGA
- the phnC gene encoding phosphonate ABC transporter ATP-binding protein → MAQAQLKIAPQHQDVPHPASHARVLAVNGLGKSYGSQARVLDDINFDLHAGELVAVIGRSGAGKSTLLHVLNGTIPASEGEIRHFAEDGQQQNIVELNARQMRQWRSECGMIFQDFCLVPRLDVLTNVLLGRLSQTSTLKSLFKIFPDEDRARAIGLLEWLNMLPQALQRAENLSGGQMQRVAICRALMQNPKILLADEPVASLDPKNTRRIMDVLRQVSENGISVMVNLHSVELVKEYCTRAIGIAKGRIVFDGHPSQLTDSLLHTLYGEEMSQLN, encoded by the coding sequence ATGGCACAGGCACAGTTAAAAATTGCCCCACAGCATCAGGATGTTCCCCATCCGGCCAGCCATGCCAGAGTGCTGGCGGTCAACGGGCTGGGTAAATCCTACGGCTCACAGGCACGCGTGCTGGACGACATTAACTTCGACCTGCACGCGGGCGAACTGGTGGCGGTTATCGGCCGCTCCGGCGCGGGGAAATCCACGCTGCTGCACGTGCTGAACGGCACCATCCCGGCCAGCGAGGGTGAGATCCGCCACTTCGCCGAAGACGGTCAACAGCAGAATATCGTTGAGCTGAACGCCCGACAGATGCGCCAGTGGCGCAGTGAATGCGGCATGATCTTCCAGGACTTTTGCCTGGTGCCGCGTCTGGACGTGCTGACCAATGTCCTGCTGGGGCGTCTGAGCCAGACCTCGACGCTGAAATCCCTGTTTAAAATCTTCCCGGATGAGGATCGCGCCCGCGCCATCGGCCTGCTGGAGTGGCTGAATATGCTGCCGCAGGCGCTACAGCGCGCCGAGAACCTCTCCGGCGGACAGATGCAGCGCGTGGCTATCTGCCGCGCGCTGATGCAAAACCCGAAAATTCTGCTCGCCGACGAGCCGGTCGCCTCGCTGGATCCGAAAAACACCCGCCGCATTATGGACGTTCTGCGCCAGGTGAGTGAAAACGGCATCAGCGTAATGGTTAACCTGCACTCGGTGGAGCTGGTGAAAGAGTACTGCACGCGCGCTATCGGCATTGCCAAGGGGCGCATTGTTTTTGACGGACATCCGTCGCAGCTGACCGACAGCCTTCTGCATACTCTGTATGGCGAAGAGATGTCGCAGCTTAACTAA
- a CDS encoding aldolase/citrate lyase family protein gives MTALHNVPLRSRIRRSMLFVPGANAAMVSNAFIYRADALMFDLEDSVILREKDAARRLVYHALQHPLYQEVETIVRVNGLDSAYGLDDLEAVVRGGADIVRLPKTDTAQDVTDIETEISRIEKQCGREPGSTGLLAAIESAQGITQAVAIAHASPRLIGIALGAEDYVRDLRTERSPEGVELLFARCSILQAARSAGIQAFDTVYSDANNDAGFLHEAAHIHQLGFDGKSLINPRQIDLLHNLYAPTRKAFTQAQNIVDAAEAAAREGRGVVSLNGKMVDSPVIERARLVLSRAALSGLRDE, from the coding sequence ATGACCGCCCTGCATAACGTTCCTCTGCGGTCGCGCATCCGCCGCAGCATGCTGTTTGTTCCCGGGGCCAACGCCGCGATGGTCAGCAACGCGTTTATTTATCGCGCCGATGCGCTGATGTTTGACCTTGAGGATTCGGTCATCCTGCGTGAGAAAGACGCCGCGCGCCGCCTGGTCTATCACGCGCTGCAACATCCCCTGTATCAGGAGGTGGAAACCATCGTGCGGGTCAACGGGCTGGACTCGGCCTACGGGCTGGACGATCTGGAGGCCGTGGTGCGCGGCGGTGCGGATATCGTCCGCCTGCCTAAAACCGATACCGCGCAGGACGTCACGGACATTGAGACTGAAATCAGCCGCATTGAAAAACAGTGCGGCCGCGAACCCGGCAGCACCGGCCTGCTGGCAGCGATCGAATCCGCTCAGGGCATTACGCAGGCGGTGGCGATTGCCCACGCATCACCGCGTTTAATCGGTATCGCCCTGGGGGCAGAAGACTATGTGCGCGATCTGCGCACCGAGCGCTCCCCCGAAGGCGTGGAGCTGCTGTTCGCCCGCTGTTCCATCCTGCAGGCGGCACGCTCGGCGGGGATCCAGGCGTTCGATACGGTCTATTCCGACGCCAACAACGATGCCGGTTTCCTGCATGAAGCCGCGCACATCCACCAGCTGGGTTTTGACGGCAAATCGCTGATCAACCCGCGCCAGATCGACTTGCTGCACAACCTCTACGCACCTACGCGCAAAGCCTTTACCCAGGCCCAGAACATCGTCGACGCCGCCGAAGCCGCCGCCCGGGAAGGGCGCGGCGTGGTATCGCTCAACGGAAAAATGGTGGACAGCCCGGTGATTGAACGCGCTCGTCTGGTGCTCTCCCGCGCGGCGCTTTCCGGGCTTCGTGATGAATAA
- a CDS encoding anion permease: MSLAKDKIWKSLTPLVVLAVMLVLPTPDGMPPQAWHYFAVFVAMIVGMILEPIPATAISFIAVTVCIISSHYVLFDAAELANPEFNAGKQALKWGLAGFSSSTVWLVFGAFIFALGYEVTGLGRRIALFMVKFMGKRTLTLGYAIVIIDVMLAPFTPSNTARTGGTVFPVIKNLPPLFKSFPNDPSSKRIGGYLMWMMVIGTSLSSSMFITGSAPNVLGLEFVGKIAGIQISWLQWFLSFLPVGIILLVVAPWLSYILYKPEITHSEEVSNWAGEALREMGRLTRKEITLIGLVLLSLGLWVFGGKIINATAVGLLAVSLMLALHVVPWKDITKYHSAWNTLVNLATLVVMANGLTRSGFIDWFANTMSRHLEGFSPSGTVVALVLVFYFAHYLFASLSAHTATMLPMILAVGKGIPGVPMEHLCILLVLSIGIMGCLTPYATGPGVIIYGCGYVKSKDYWRLGAIFGVVFISLLLLVGWPILAMWS, from the coding sequence ATGTCCCTTGCGAAAGATAAGATATGGAAATCTCTGACCCCGCTGGTTGTTCTCGCCGTGATGCTGGTGCTGCCGACGCCCGACGGCATGCCGCCGCAGGCCTGGCACTATTTTGCGGTATTCGTGGCGATGATAGTCGGGATGATCCTTGAGCCGATCCCGGCGACGGCGATCAGTTTTATCGCCGTGACGGTCTGCATCATCAGCAGCCATTACGTGTTATTTGATGCCGCTGAACTGGCCAATCCCGAATTTAACGCCGGGAAACAGGCGCTGAAATGGGGTCTGGCGGGCTTCTCCAGCTCGACGGTCTGGCTGGTGTTCGGTGCCTTCATCTTCGCGCTGGGCTACGAAGTAACCGGGCTGGGCCGCCGTATTGCGCTGTTTATGGTCAAATTTATGGGCAAACGCACGCTGACGCTGGGTTACGCTATCGTCATCATCGACGTCATGCTGGCCCCGTTTACGCCGTCCAACACCGCGCGTACCGGCGGGACGGTATTCCCGGTAATCAAAAACCTGCCGCCGCTGTTTAAATCATTTCCCAACGACCCTTCCTCAAAGCGCATCGGCGGATACCTGATGTGGATGATGGTGATTGGGACCAGCCTCAGCTCCTCGATGTTTATTACCGGTTCCGCGCCCAACGTGCTGGGTCTGGAGTTCGTGGGTAAAATTGCCGGCATTCAGATCAGCTGGCTGCAGTGGTTCCTCAGCTTCCTGCCCGTGGGGATTATCCTTCTGGTGGTGGCCCCCTGGCTTTCTTACATTCTGTACAAGCCGGAGATCACCCACAGCGAGGAGGTATCGAACTGGGCGGGCGAAGCGCTGAGAGAGATGGGCCGCCTGACGCGAAAAGAGATCACGCTGATTGGCCTGGTGCTGCTGAGCCTGGGGCTGTGGGTATTCGGCGGCAAAATCATCAACGCGACGGCGGTGGGGCTGCTGGCGGTTTCCCTGATGCTGGCGCTGCACGTGGTGCCGTGGAAGGACATCACCAAATACCACAGCGCCTGGAATACGCTGGTTAACCTGGCAACGCTGGTGGTGATGGCAAATGGCCTGACCCGCTCCGGCTTTATCGACTGGTTTGCCAACACCATGAGCCGACATCTGGAAGGGTTTTCCCCCAGCGGCACCGTGGTTGCGCTGGTGCTGGTGTTCTATTTTGCCCACTATCTGTTTGCCAGCCTTTCCGCCCACACCGCCACCATGCTGCCGATGATCCTGGCGGTGGGGAAAGGCATCCCCGGCGTGCCGATGGAACACCTGTGTATTTTGCTGGTGCTGTCTATCGGTATCATGGGCTGCCTGACGCCGTATGCCACCGGCCCGGGCGTGATTATCTACGGCTGCGGCTACGTGAAGTCGAAGGACTACTGGCGGCTGGGTGCCATTTTCGGCGTGGTGTTTATTTCGCTGCTGCTGCTGGTGGGCTGGCCGATCCTGGCGATGTGGAGCTGA
- the citD gene encoding citrate lyase acyl carrier protein has product MKIIHAAVAGTLESGDVMIRIAPADGQEIDLQINSSVEKQFGAAIRATLLQTLAHYGVQGVQLIVDDKGALDCILRARLETLLARAAGLAALPWENTK; this is encoded by the coding sequence ATGAAAATAATCCATGCCGCCGTTGCCGGCACCCTGGAATCAGGCGATGTGATGATCCGCATCGCCCCTGCCGATGGGCAGGAAATCGATCTGCAGATTAACAGCAGCGTTGAAAAGCAGTTTGGCGCGGCGATCCGCGCCACCCTGTTGCAGACGCTGGCCCACTACGGGGTGCAGGGCGTACAGCTGATCGTTGACGATAAGGGGGCGCTGGACTGTATTCTCCGCGCCCGCCTGGAAACCCTGCTGGCCCGCGCCGCCGGCCTCGCCGCACTGCCCTGGGAGAACACCAAATGA
- a CDS encoding Rpn family recombination-promoting nuclease/putative transposase: MTASKRGDEHRKSISPTPHDLVFKQFLNNPNTARDFMQLHLPRALQQICDFSTLKLQSGSFIEENLRAYFSDVLYRMKTLSGDAYVHVLIEHQSTPDKHMAFRLMRYAVAAMQRHLEAGHKKLPLVIPVLFYAGKRSPYPWPTRWLDEFDDPALAEEIYGGAFTLVDVTVIPDDEIMQHRSMAALTLLQKHIHLRDLAGLVDTLATLILAKHMTGQQLVTLVNYFAQTAEMSDAEAFIRKLARRVPPYKEQLMTLAEQLEKKGMKKGILLGEQSGIEKGRRAAALKIAQTMLQNGMDRLTVIKMTGLNEADLVLIEC, translated from the coding sequence ATGACAGCATCGAAAAGGGGAGATGAACATCGGAAAAGTATCAGCCCGACGCCGCACGATCTGGTGTTTAAACAGTTTCTGAATAATCCCAATACCGCTCGCGATTTTATGCAGCTTCATCTGCCACGCGCGCTTCAGCAAATATGTGATTTCAGCACGCTGAAGCTACAGTCAGGGAGTTTTATCGAGGAAAACCTGCGTGCCTACTTCAGCGATGTGCTCTACCGCATGAAAACCCTCAGCGGTGATGCATACGTCCACGTTCTTATTGAACACCAGTCAACACCGGATAAACATATGGCCTTCCGATTGATGCGATACGCGGTGGCGGCGATGCAGCGCCATCTTGAGGCCGGGCATAAAAAACTGCCGCTCGTCATCCCGGTGCTGTTCTATGCCGGAAAACGCAGTCCGTATCCCTGGCCGACCCGCTGGCTGGATGAGTTTGACGATCCGGCACTGGCGGAGGAGATTTACGGAGGCGCTTTTACGCTGGTGGACGTGACGGTGATTCCGGATGATGAAATTATGCAACATCGAAGTATGGCTGCGCTGACTCTGCTGCAAAAACATATCCATCTGCGCGATCTCGCCGGGCTGGTGGACACGCTGGCAACTTTAATTTTGGCAAAACACATGACGGGACAGCAGTTGGTGACGTTGGTAAACTATTTCGCGCAGACGGCGGAAATGTCCGATGCAGAAGCCTTTATCCGTAAACTCGCGCGGCGCGTCCCACCGTATAAGGAGCAACTTATGACGCTTGCAGAGCAGCTTGAAAAGAAGGGAATGAAGAAGGGGATTTTGCTCGGGGAGCAGAGTGGTATTGAAAAGGGTCGACGAGCGGCTGCACTCAAAATCGCTCAAACGATGCTGCAAAATGGTATGGATCGTTTAACGGTGATCAAGATGACCGGTTTAAATGAGGCGGATCTGGTACTGATCGAGTGTTGA
- a CDS encoding TenA family protein, with protein sequence MTERFTETLRNQNLPTWSAAVSHRFVEELVTGTVDDRVMINYLIQDHRFLDSFLILVGAAMASADTTEARLRFGRFAGMVSSEENTYFLRSFTALGVGEQLRSEKPDTAPTAGFKAIMREAAATRSYAAILTVLNVAEWLYFDWASQAARPLPDNFVYAEWVTLHDNPDFNAFVAFIREELDRVGPAEAPQCEDLFRRAVGLEKAFFDAAYQ encoded by the coding sequence ATGACCGAACGTTTTACCGAAACCCTGCGTAACCAGAATCTGCCGACATGGTCGGCGGCCGTCAGTCACCGTTTCGTTGAGGAGCTGGTCACCGGCACCGTTGACGACCGCGTGATGATTAATTACCTGATTCAGGATCACCGCTTCCTCGACAGCTTCCTGATCCTGGTGGGTGCGGCGATGGCCAGCGCCGATACCACCGAAGCCCGCCTGCGCTTTGGCCGCTTTGCCGGGATGGTTTCCTCGGAAGAAAACACCTATTTCCTGCGTTCGTTTACCGCGCTCGGCGTCGGTGAGCAACTGCGCAGCGAAAAGCCTGATACCGCGCCGACGGCCGGTTTCAAAGCCATCATGCGCGAAGCGGCTGCCACCCGCAGCTATGCGGCGATCCTGACGGTGCTGAACGTGGCGGAATGGCTGTATTTTGACTGGGCATCTCAGGCTGCCCGACCGCTACCGGACAATTTCGTCTATGCCGAGTGGGTCACGCTGCACGACAACCCTGATTTCAATGCGTTTGTGGCGTTTATCCGCGAGGAGCTGGACCGCGTTGGCCCGGCGGAAGCCCCGCAGTGTGAGGACCTTTTCCGCCGTGCGGTAGGGCTTGAGAAAGCGTTTTTTGATGCGGCCTATCAGTAA